The following proteins come from a genomic window of Terribacillus aidingensis:
- the nth gene encoding endonuclease III encodes MLNKTQIRRALDVMRDMFPEAACELVHRNPFELVIAVLLSAQCTDNLVNKVTKDLFEKYKTPEDYLAVPLEELQHDIRSIGLYRNKAKNIQKLCQTLLDQYDGIVPDTRDELVKLAGVGRKTANVVASVAFNEPAIAVDTHVERVSKRLGFCRWKDNVTEVENTLMKKVPRDEWSDTHHRMIFFGRYHCKARNPNCLACPLNDICREGKKRLKAEAN; translated from the coding sequence ATGCTGAACAAAACACAGATACGACGAGCATTGGATGTGATGCGAGACATGTTCCCGGAAGCAGCATGTGAACTGGTCCACCGTAATCCATTCGAGCTGGTGATCGCCGTACTGCTGTCTGCGCAGTGTACCGATAACCTTGTCAATAAAGTAACGAAAGATCTGTTCGAAAAATATAAGACACCGGAAGACTATCTAGCTGTTCCACTTGAAGAGCTGCAGCATGATATTCGTTCTATCGGTCTTTATCGCAACAAGGCGAAGAATATCCAGAAGCTTTGTCAGACGCTGCTTGATCAATATGATGGAATTGTACCAGACACACGTGATGAATTAGTCAAGCTAGCTGGAGTAGGGCGCAAGACAGCCAATGTGGTAGCATCGGTTGCTTTCAACGAGCCTGCCATTGCTGTAGATACCCACGTTGAGCGTGTATCCAAACGGCTCGGTTTTTGCCGCTGGAAGGACAATGTAACCGAAGTAGAAAACACATTGATGAAAAAGGTACCACGTGATGAGTGGAGCGATACACATCACCGCATGATTTTTTTCGGACGCTATCATTGTAAAGCAAGAAACCCTAACTGCCTGGCATGTCCCTTGAACGATATTTGCCGAGAAGGCAAGAAACGTCTAAAGGCCGAAGCAAATTAA
- a CDS encoding DnaD domain-containing protein, with protein sequence MNNDLNYQRMLGNPFSFPGILMNRYVSLGLNETEMMVILHICFFQQQGIMFPTTDQLAKKVTLSERDVALVLRKLVQRNMLQIEDVQEENVRSQAYSLNGLWHLAFAETVYPEPEKNTDKEEEAAIFILFEQEFGRPLSPFEIETVTLWLDEDMQPPSLIKAALREAVLMSKLNFRYIDRILREWKRKGIRSVDQARKESKSFHENQRPTAAAVRSEQQAPARDVSIYYNWLEED encoded by the coding sequence ATGAATAACGACTTGAATTACCAACGAATGCTGGGAAATCCATTTTCCTTTCCCGGTATTTTGATGAATAGATATGTATCCCTTGGCTTGAATGAAACGGAAATGATGGTCATTTTGCATATTTGCTTTTTCCAGCAGCAAGGTATCATGTTTCCGACTACAGATCAACTTGCCAAAAAAGTAACGCTTTCCGAAAGAGATGTAGCCTTAGTTTTACGCAAGCTGGTTCAGCGTAATATGCTGCAGATTGAAGATGTGCAGGAAGAAAATGTGCGAAGCCAAGCTTACAGTCTGAACGGATTATGGCATCTCGCGTTTGCAGAAACCGTGTATCCTGAACCTGAAAAGAATACAGACAAAGAAGAAGAGGCTGCAATATTCATTCTTTTTGAGCAGGAATTCGGCCGTCCATTGTCACCTTTTGAAATCGAAACGGTCACATTATGGCTCGATGAAGACATGCAGCCGCCATCCCTCATTAAAGCTGCTTTGCGAGAAGCAGTACTGATGAGTAAATTGAATTTCCGCTATATAGATCGTATTTTGCGTGAATGGAAGCGTAAAGGTATCCGATCCGTAGACCAGGCTCGCAAGGAAAGTAAATCATTTCATGAGAACCAGCGGCCTACAGCAGCTGCAGTACGTTCAGAGCAGCAAGCACCAGCCCGCGATGTAAGTATTTACTATAACTGGCTGGAAGAAGATTGA
- the asnS gene encoding asparagine--tRNA ligase: MKTTIAKLSEHVGEEVTIGAWLRNKRSSGKIAFLQLRDGTGFVQGVVVKSDVSEEVFQTAKNMTQETSLYVTGKVVEDSRSSFGYEIQVSDVEVIHAATDYPITPKEHGTEFLMDNRHLWLRSQKQHAVMKIRNEIIRATYEYFHENGYTKIDPPILTGSSAEGTTELFHTKYFDEEAYLSQSGQLYMEAAAMAFNKVFSFGPTFRAEKSKTRRHLIEFWMIEPEMAFVEHEESLEIQENYISHLVASVLKNCKLDLEILGRDTEKLAKVTAPFPRITYDKAIELLKEKGFDDIEWGEDFGAPHETAIAESFDKPVFITHYPAAIKAFYMKPDPNREDVVLCADLIAPEGYGEIIGGSQRIDDLELMEKRYEEHNLTSDAYNWYLELRKYGSVPHSGFGLGLERTVAWLSGVEHVRETIPFPRLLNRLYP, encoded by the coding sequence TTGAAGACAACTATCGCAAAGCTTAGTGAGCATGTAGGAGAAGAAGTAACAATCGGAGCGTGGCTCCGCAATAAACGTTCCAGCGGTAAAATTGCATTTTTACAGCTGCGTGACGGAACTGGATTTGTACAAGGTGTCGTCGTGAAAAGCGACGTATCTGAGGAAGTGTTCCAGACAGCCAAGAACATGACACAGGAAACATCCCTTTATGTTACAGGAAAAGTAGTAGAGGACAGCCGTTCTTCCTTCGGTTATGAAATCCAGGTCAGTGATGTGGAAGTAATCCATGCAGCAACAGATTACCCGATCACACCAAAAGAGCATGGAACTGAATTCTTGATGGACAACCGCCATCTGTGGCTTCGTTCCCAAAAACAGCATGCGGTGATGAAAATCCGTAATGAAATCATCCGTGCAACGTATGAATACTTCCATGAAAATGGCTATACGAAAATCGATCCGCCAATTCTGACAGGTTCCTCTGCAGAAGGTACGACGGAATTGTTCCATACAAAATACTTCGACGAAGAAGCATATCTATCACAAAGCGGACAGCTTTACATGGAAGCAGCTGCAATGGCATTCAACAAAGTATTCTCCTTTGGTCCGACATTCCGTGCAGAAAAATCCAAAACTAGACGTCATTTGATCGAATTTTGGATGATTGAGCCGGAAATGGCTTTCGTTGAACATGAAGAAAGCTTGGAAATCCAGGAGAACTACATCAGCCACCTAGTTGCTTCTGTACTGAAGAACTGCAAACTGGACCTTGAAATCCTTGGACGCGATACAGAGAAATTGGCTAAAGTTACCGCGCCATTCCCGCGCATCACGTACGACAAAGCTATCGAATTACTGAAGGAAAAAGGGTTTGATGATATTGAGTGGGGCGAAGATTTCGGAGCACCGCATGAGACTGCGATTGCTGAAAGCTTCGACAAGCCAGTATTCATCACGCATTACCCAGCTGCAATCAAAGCATTCTACATGAAGCCAGATCCGAATCGGGAAGATGTCGTGCTTTGTGCAGATTTAATTGCTCCAGAAGGCTATGGCGAAATCATCGGCGGATCTCAGCGTATCGATGATCTTGAATTGATGGAAAAACGCTACGAAGAACATAATCTGACTAGCGATGCGTACAACTGGTACTTGGAATTACGCAAGTACGGCAGTGTACCACACTCAGGCTTTGGTCTTGGTCTGGAGCGGACAGTTGCTTGGCTTTCCGGAGTGGAGCACGTTCGCGAAACTATACCATTCCCACGTCTTTTGAACCGTCTATACCCATAA
- a CDS encoding DUF5590 domain-containing protein: MIRRYSRFTVPKWAKITIFSALAVLIIVLGCGIYVYSTAQNARTEGFEASEDFALDNTDLETADEVTRFNGEHVHHVVKGKQADGEDAIAYVKKGEKDPKQIIYTTDTADEQQAETSWQSACGADCQLDDVRLGLYDDAPAWEFTFRDGQDRLGYSYYTLDGTEQLESYALSNQYQ, encoded by the coding sequence ATGATACGGCGATATTCACGATTTACCGTACCTAAATGGGCAAAGATCACAATTTTCAGTGCTTTAGCAGTTTTGATCATTGTCCTCGGCTGCGGTATATACGTTTATAGCACAGCACAAAATGCACGAACAGAGGGCTTTGAAGCTTCAGAGGACTTTGCACTTGATAATACGGATCTAGAAACCGCAGATGAAGTGACACGTTTCAATGGCGAACATGTGCATCATGTCGTCAAAGGCAAGCAAGCTGATGGAGAAGATGCTATCGCTTATGTCAAAAAGGGCGAGAAGGATCCTAAGCAGATCATTTATACAACAGATACTGCTGATGAACAGCAAGCAGAAACTAGCTGGCAGTCAGCGTGCGGAGCGGACTGTCAATTGGATGATGTCCGGCTTGGATTGTACGATGATGCACCAGCATGGGAATTTACATTCCGCGATGGACAGGATCGCCTCGGCTACAGTTATTACACACTAGATGGTACCGAGCAGCTGGAAAGCTATGCTCTATCTAACCAATATCAATAA
- a CDS encoding YpmA family protein, with protein MENNKMETLSTVRVQYSSDLYKLVDSLNRTLKEKDLMFGLALDEEDHDTAIFTIYRT; from the coding sequence ATGGAAAATAATAAGATGGAGACATTGTCCACTGTACGTGTACAATACAGCAGCGACCTGTACAAGCTGGTTGACTCACTGAACCGTACACTGAAAGAGAAGGACTTAATGTTCGGATTAGCATTGGATGAGGAAGATCATGATACGGCGATATTCACGATTTACCGTACCTAA
- the dinG gene encoding ATP-dependent DNA helicase DinG, with the protein MEKFVVVDLETTGHAPSNGDKIIEVGIVVIQGRVITDQFQTMLDPGMPIPPFISQLTGITDEDVAGAPQFEDVAEEISAFFKDSYVVAHNANFDLRFLNSALEEAGLTPIQRPVLDTVELARILLPTAPSYKLSVLSEHLSFEHDQPHRALSDTLVTAELLLSLLDELGKLPYETISHLLTLERSLKSDLRGLLEYRLEELAFEDTQDDGLEVYRGLAFRKVQEENDTVSVITQSFGEIADQLYQKSGWLSEGMKGYEPRKSQLEMSEQIFDVFQSNKHALLEAETGTGKSLAYLMPAVYTAVKEKSRIVISTHLTQLQAQLMDKEIPLLQRILPFSFKAALLKGKQHYLSLSRFESELQQTANDNYDIVLTKAILLVWLTMTETGDIDEVNLPSSGKRFFLHMSADAEDTQDPFSPWFSRSFYQRAKKAAWQADVIVTNHALLCSDMQEEYQLLPSYQRAIIDEAHHFEATAAKHFGLALDYVSIHHMLSHANKVYETATDELPNTQAEMLIWQSLWDQTKEEADDMFRYIHDFVLSQHKKKLGTNDIGRLQLRLEDVRQTKQVLVIAEMSNRLLFGVRDCIHHLLQLTKSADKQGDKKIADSIRNAVDQLQTIIDAIERMFLMYDDEEVKWIEVDMYGARNAVYLYSEPLEIADLLLEHFFSEKKSVVLTSATLTMKQSFAFIQEQLGLDEQTVTRRFDSPYSYQEQVQLLVPNDFPDVRGKDNYPFIYAVCESILSLAAITDGRMLVLFTSYDMLKKAYGLVKELTEDQDYTLIAQGITSGSRDRLKKNFQSNKKAILFGTSSFWEGVDIPGEDLSCLVIVRLPFQPPDHPIYEAKAAKLKAEGKNAFMELALPNAVIRFKQGFGRLIRSSSDRGIVFVCDDRMMKTRYGSYFTASIPDVPTHYKSTAELLELAEEWL; encoded by the coding sequence ATGGAAAAATTTGTAGTGGTGGATCTTGAAACAACAGGACATGCGCCGTCGAATGGCGATAAAATCATAGAGGTCGGGATTGTCGTCATCCAAGGACGTGTGATCACAGATCAATTTCAGACGATGCTGGATCCCGGTATGCCGATTCCACCTTTCATCTCCCAACTGACAGGTATTACGGATGAAGATGTAGCTGGTGCTCCGCAATTTGAAGATGTAGCAGAAGAGATTTCTGCTTTCTTCAAAGATAGCTATGTGGTCGCTCATAATGCGAATTTTGATTTGCGGTTTCTGAACAGCGCTCTGGAAGAGGCGGGACTTACTCCAATCCAGCGCCCAGTGCTGGATACGGTCGAGTTGGCGCGTATCCTACTGCCAACGGCACCGAGCTACAAATTAAGCGTTCTTAGTGAGCACCTTTCTTTTGAACATGATCAGCCTCACCGTGCGCTGTCCGATACGCTTGTAACGGCAGAACTCCTGCTGTCTCTTCTTGATGAGCTAGGAAAGCTGCCTTATGAGACAATTTCTCATCTACTAACACTCGAACGCTCATTGAAGAGCGATTTACGCGGCTTACTTGAGTACCGTTTGGAGGAACTTGCATTCGAGGATACACAAGACGATGGGCTTGAGGTTTATCGAGGGCTGGCATTTCGGAAAGTCCAGGAAGAAAATGATACTGTATCTGTTATTACCCAGTCTTTCGGTGAGATAGCGGATCAGCTGTATCAAAAGAGTGGCTGGCTTTCAGAGGGAATGAAGGGCTATGAGCCGAGAAAAAGTCAGCTGGAGATGAGTGAACAGATCTTTGATGTTTTCCAATCAAATAAACACGCTCTCCTGGAAGCAGAAACGGGTACTGGAAAATCACTTGCTTATCTTATGCCAGCAGTATACACAGCAGTAAAAGAAAAGAGTCGGATCGTTATCAGCACTCATTTGACGCAGCTGCAGGCACAATTGATGGACAAGGAAATTCCGCTTTTACAGCGTATTCTGCCGTTTTCCTTTAAAGCTGCACTGCTGAAGGGAAAGCAGCATTATTTAAGTCTCAGCCGCTTCGAATCAGAGCTTCAGCAAACAGCAAATGATAATTATGATATCGTACTTACAAAAGCGATTTTACTTGTATGGCTGACAATGACTGAAACTGGTGATATTGATGAAGTGAATCTGCCTTCCAGCGGGAAGCGGTTTTTCCTGCATATGTCTGCGGATGCAGAGGATACGCAAGATCCATTTTCGCCATGGTTTTCCCGTTCGTTTTATCAGCGGGCAAAAAAAGCAGCATGGCAGGCAGATGTGATCGTGACGAACCATGCGCTGCTTTGCAGTGATATGCAAGAAGAATACCAGCTCCTACCATCGTATCAGCGAGCCATTATCGATGAGGCACATCATTTCGAGGCGACAGCCGCGAAGCATTTTGGATTGGCATTGGATTACGTCAGCATCCACCACATGCTGTCTCATGCGAATAAAGTATATGAGACAGCAACGGATGAGCTTCCAAATACACAAGCAGAGATGCTGATTTGGCAAAGTTTATGGGATCAGACGAAAGAAGAAGCAGATGACATGTTCCGCTACATCCATGATTTTGTCTTGTCCCAGCATAAAAAGAAGCTCGGAACCAACGACATCGGCAGATTACAGCTGCGGCTCGAGGATGTTCGGCAGACAAAGCAGGTCCTAGTAATAGCTGAAATGAGCAACAGATTATTATTTGGTGTGCGAGACTGTATCCACCATTTGCTTCAGCTGACAAAATCCGCTGATAAGCAGGGGGATAAAAAGATTGCTGATTCCATTCGGAATGCAGTGGATCAGCTGCAGACTATCATTGATGCGATTGAACGGATGTTCCTTATGTATGACGATGAGGAAGTGAAATGGATAGAAGTCGATATGTACGGCGCGCGCAACGCTGTTTACTTGTACAGTGAACCATTAGAAATTGCAGATTTGCTACTGGAACATTTCTTTTCGGAAAAGAAGAGTGTTGTGCTCACAAGTGCAACTTTAACAATGAAGCAATCGTTTGCTTTCATTCAGGAACAGCTAGGCTTGGATGAACAAACCGTAACAAGACGTTTCGATTCTCCTTATTCTTATCAGGAGCAAGTACAGCTGCTTGTCCCAAATGATTTTCCGGATGTCCGAGGCAAGGATAACTATCCTTTCATTTATGCGGTTTGTGAATCGATTCTGAGCCTTGCTGCCATTACGGATGGGCGGATGCTAGTATTGTTCACTTCCTATGATATGCTGAAAAAAGCTTATGGACTTGTGAAGGAACTGACAGAGGATCAGGATTATACTTTGATCGCCCAAGGTATTACGAGCGGCAGTCGTGATCGGCTGAAAAAGAATTTCCAAAGCAATAAGAAGGCCATCCTGTTCGGAACCAGTTCATTCTGGGAAGGCGTCGATATTCCTGGTGAAGATTTAAGCTGTCTCGTCATTGTAAGGCTGCCATTCCAGCCTCCAGATCATCCAATTTATGAAGCAAAGGCAGCCAAATTGAAGGCAGAAGGAAAGAATGCCTTTATGGAGCTTGCATTACCTAATGCAGTCATCCGCTTCAAGCAAGGATTCGGCAGGCTGATTCGGTCATCCAGTGATAGAGGGATTGTGTTCGTTTGTGATGACAGGATGATGAAGACAAGATATGGCAGTTACTTCACGGCTTCGATACCAGATGTACCTACACATTATAAGAGTACAGCTGAACTTTTGGAGCTAGCAGAGGAATGGCTATAA
- the panD gene encoding aspartate 1-decarboxylase codes for MFRTMMKAKIHRARVTEANLNYVGSITIDTHILEQVGILPHEKVQIVNNNNGARLETYVIPGERHSGVICLNGAAARLVQKDDVVIIVSYAMLSEEELADFKPKIALMNEDNTIQEIIEEEPPLTVMM; via the coding sequence ATGTTTCGCACAATGATGAAGGCGAAGATACATCGTGCTCGTGTCACGGAAGCAAACTTGAATTATGTTGGCAGTATTACGATCGATACGCACATTCTGGAACAAGTAGGCATACTTCCTCATGAAAAAGTGCAGATTGTGAACAATAATAATGGAGCTCGTCTCGAAACATATGTCATCCCCGGTGAGCGGCATAGCGGTGTCATCTGCCTAAACGGTGCAGCTGCACGTCTTGTACAAAAAGATGATGTAGTTATCATCGTTTCCTATGCCATGCTATCTGAAGAAGAACTGGCTGACTTCAAGCCAAAGATCGCCCTGATGAACGAAGATAATACAATTCAGGAAATCATCGAGGAAGAACCGCCGCTTACTGTTATGATGTAA
- the panC gene encoding pantoate--beta-alanine ligase, which yields MKIISTLEALEQERAQLAKEQKSVGYVATMGFLHEGHQSLMKRSKAENDITVLSIFVNPLQFGEGEDFETYPRDAVRDQAIAEAEGVDIVFMPEAADMYPGSSTIKLHVADRVDVLCGRSRPGHFDGVVTVLSKLFHLIQPDRAYFGLKDAQQVAVVQALVHDLNFPLEVVPVPTVREADGLAKSSRNVYLSEKERQEAPAIHRALQQAKQSIQDGTKDPEKVASAVKEFINSQTSGRIDYVEILSYPALKPVREIDARIIIAAAVYFDKARLIDNLVLEADGSIMDRF from the coding sequence ATGAAGATCATTTCGACACTAGAAGCGTTAGAGCAAGAAAGGGCACAGCTTGCGAAAGAGCAGAAATCAGTTGGCTATGTGGCGACGATGGGCTTTTTGCATGAAGGGCATCAATCCTTGATGAAGCGCTCTAAGGCGGAGAACGATATTACCGTGCTTAGCATTTTCGTAAATCCGCTGCAATTTGGTGAGGGCGAGGATTTTGAGACTTATCCGCGAGATGCAGTCCGTGATCAGGCTATCGCGGAAGCAGAAGGCGTCGATATCGTCTTCATGCCAGAAGCAGCGGACATGTATCCAGGCAGCAGTACAATCAAACTACATGTTGCTGACAGAGTAGACGTGCTCTGCGGCAGATCAAGACCCGGTCATTTTGATGGTGTGGTTACTGTCTTATCGAAGCTTTTCCATTTAATTCAGCCGGACAGAGCGTATTTCGGGCTGAAGGATGCACAGCAAGTAGCAGTTGTACAAGCTTTGGTGCACGACCTTAATTTCCCGCTGGAAGTGGTTCCGGTACCGACTGTACGCGAGGCAGACGGATTAGCGAAAAGCAGCCGCAACGTCTATTTATCAGAGAAAGAGAGACAAGAAGCTCCAGCTATTCACCGCGCACTGCAGCAAGCTAAACAAAGCATCCAAGATGGAACAAAGGATCCTGAAAAAGTAGCATCTGCAGTAAAAGAATTTATAAACAGCCAAACAAGTGGTAGAATAGACTACGTTGAAATTTTGTCATATCCGGCCTTGAAGCCTGTCAGGGAAATAGATGCACGTATCATCATTGCTGCAGCTGTCTATTTCGACAAGGCAAGATTGATCGACAATCTAGTATTAGAAGCTGATGGCTCCATCATGGACCGTTTTTAA
- the panB gene encoding 3-methyl-2-oxobutanoate hydroxymethyltransferase — protein sequence MKTRLDFQKMKENNEKITMVTAYDYPTAKLAQQAGIDMLLVGDSLGMVVLGYDSTIPVTVEDMIHHGKAVTRGGNDTFVVVDMPFMTYHVSVEATIPQAKRIFQETGAQALKLEGANQVILDSIKALATGGIPVVGHLGLTPQSVHILGGYKVQGKNEQTAKQLLEDARKVEAAGAIAVVLECVPKQLAALIAKDISIPVIGIGAGVDVDGQVLVFHDVSRYGVDRLPKFAVSYADLNETITDVFTTYRENVRNSIFPNDDQSFTMDEAALPKLGE from the coding sequence ATGAAAACAAGACTCGATTTTCAGAAGATGAAAGAAAACAACGAGAAAATTACGATGGTCACTGCCTATGATTATCCAACGGCAAAATTGGCGCAGCAGGCAGGTATCGATATGCTCCTTGTCGGCGACTCATTAGGTATGGTCGTACTCGGATATGACTCCACCATCCCGGTAACAGTGGAGGATATGATTCATCATGGAAAAGCCGTCACTCGCGGCGGAAACGATACGTTTGTTGTAGTAGATATGCCATTTATGACTTATCATGTATCGGTTGAGGCAACTATACCGCAAGCGAAACGCATCTTCCAGGAAACCGGAGCACAGGCTTTGAAGCTGGAAGGAGCAAATCAGGTCATCCTAGACAGCATCAAGGCATTAGCAACAGGCGGTATTCCGGTTGTCGGTCATCTTGGTCTGACACCGCAGTCAGTCCATATACTCGGTGGATATAAAGTACAAGGGAAAAACGAACAGACAGCAAAACAGCTGCTGGAGGATGCACGCAAAGTTGAAGCAGCCGGAGCGATTGCCGTTGTACTGGAATGCGTTCCGAAGCAGTTAGCAGCGCTTATTGCTAAAGATATTTCCATCCCGGTCATCGGAATAGGAGCTGGTGTCGATGTTGACGGCCAAGTTCTCGTTTTCCATGATGTAAGCCGGTACGGAGTAGATCGACTGCCGAAATTTGCTGTAAGCTATGCGGACCTGAACGAGACTATCACAGATGTCTTCACCACTTATCGGGAAAATGTAAGGAATAGTATTTTTCCAAATGACGATCAGAGCTTCACAATGGACGAAGCAGCATTACCTAAACTAGGAGAATGA
- a CDS encoding biotin--[acetyl-CoA-carboxylase] ligase, which translates to MDTTRNRLIRILQEHKTSYVSGQNLSEQLGISRAAVWKHMKALEADGYEIDAVPRKGYQVKRSPDKLSKNTLNWKLDTEWIGRKIIFEEELDSTQVLAKSLADQGAVHGTVVIADQQTSGKGTKGRSWHSPAGTGIWMSLIIRPEFGPREAAQLTLAAAVAITRVFRQNDIDASIKWPNDIYLGGKKLAGILTEMQAEQDYIQHIVLGIGININQTAAEIAPDIHDKATSLRIETDKEWKRQELIHLIWKEFEDVYSLYIKKGFHIIRNEWMQYALRLGHRVKATTPSTVFYAVFKGIGEDGELILENDDGSTQRLYSAELEWREE; encoded by the coding sequence ATGGACACGACACGTAATCGTCTTATAAGAATTCTCCAGGAACATAAGACGTCGTATGTTTCTGGCCAGAACCTATCCGAACAGCTCGGTATCTCAAGGGCAGCAGTCTGGAAGCATATGAAAGCGTTGGAAGCAGACGGCTATGAAATAGATGCTGTTCCTCGTAAAGGATACCAAGTTAAGCGATCGCCGGACAAACTCAGCAAAAATACGCTGAACTGGAAGCTGGATACGGAATGGATCGGACGCAAGATCATCTTTGAAGAAGAGCTTGATTCTACCCAAGTTTTGGCGAAATCTTTGGCGGATCAAGGTGCAGTTCACGGTACTGTTGTCATCGCTGATCAGCAGACAAGCGGTAAGGGAACAAAAGGACGCAGTTGGCATTCACCAGCCGGAACCGGTATATGGATGAGTTTAATCATCCGGCCTGAATTCGGACCCCGGGAAGCAGCACAGCTGACGTTGGCTGCAGCAGTTGCCATCACACGCGTATTCCGCCAGAACGATATTGATGCTAGCATTAAATGGCCGAATGATATCTATCTGGGCGGCAAGAAGCTCGCTGGAATACTGACCGAGATGCAGGCAGAGCAGGATTATATTCAGCATATCGTACTGGGTATCGGAATCAACATCAATCAGACTGCGGCGGAAATAGCGCCGGATATCCACGATAAAGCAACATCATTGCGTATCGAGACAGATAAGGAATGGAAGCGGCAAGAGCTCATTCATCTGATTTGGAAAGAGTTCGAGGATGTCTATTCGCTATACATAAAAAAAGGTTTCCACATCATCAGGAACGAATGGATGCAGTATGCTTTACGACTCGGGCACCGTGTGAAAGCAACTACTCCATCAACTGTCTTTTATGCAGTTTTCAAGGGAATCGGGGAAGACGGCGAGCTTATCCTTGAAAATGATGATGGCAGTACACAGCGTTTGTATTCAGCTGAATTGGAATGGAGAGAGGAGTAA